A stretch of the Leptospiraceae bacterium genome encodes the following:
- a CDS encoding TerB family tellurite resistance protein, translating to MAMPNRAILLNRVLPGYEYYVNQEDERQFEEEDYFRLKMNYARILISLWSHACLADGVFHNQEANIVGKMIAAFFQRGSIFESYIEIKDDILQELLQTFDSPLPIKSIKSFAEGNPVMATNFYEDAVCIVYADGALANGEREFLDDLAQELELSRMDKKRIEARYIPS from the coding sequence ATTGCCATGCCAAATAGAGCGATACTTTTGAATAGAGTTCTACCGGGCTACGAATACTATGTCAATCAGGAAGATGAAAGACAATTTGAAGAAGAAGATTACTTCAGGCTAAAAATGAACTATGCCAGGATTCTGATTAGCCTCTGGTCTCATGCCTGCTTAGCGGACGGAGTTTTTCATAACCAGGAAGCGAATATAGTCGGAAAAATGATAGCAGCTTTCTTTCAGAGGGGAAGTATTTTTGAAAGCTATATTGAAATTAAGGATGATATTTTACAGGAACTATTACAAACTTTTGATTCGCCACTTCCTATAAAAAGCATAAAAAGTTTTGCGGAAGGGAATCCTGTTATGGCTACCAATTTTTATGAAGATGCTGTTTGCATTGTGTATGCAGATGGAGCTCTGGCCAACGGAGAAAGGGAGTTTTTAGATGATCTGGCACAGGAATTGGAACTGAGTCGGATGGATAAAAAACGGATTGAAGCGAGGTATATTCCTTCCTAA
- the ppk2 gene encoding polyphosphate kinase 2, with amino-acid sequence MEKKKKNKNHSFNKKYQKVYQAILDDMEEELEFLDNEADYDKDLGLIDIAEDTKTSTYSYIKELIRLQIKLVELQEWVRNTGYKLVIIFEGRDAAGKGGVIKRIMQRLNPRVCKVVALPAPTEREKSQWYFQRYVYHLPAAGEMVLFDRSWYNRAGVERVMGFCSDEEYWEFLNTVPQFERMICRSGIHLVKYWFSISDKEQEFRFNCRINDPLKRWKLSPMDLQSRIRWEDYTKAKEVMLEKTHIEEAPWFIVPADSKKLARLNCISHLLSVIDYHKIDTEKVTLPERKHNEGYRRNPTPKELIIPQVYT; translated from the coding sequence ATGGAAAAAAAGAAGAAAAATAAGAATCATTCCTTTAATAAAAAATATCAGAAGGTTTACCAGGCTATTCTGGATGATATGGAGGAGGAACTGGAGTTTTTAGATAATGAGGCCGATTATGACAAGGACCTGGGACTTATAGATATTGCTGAAGATACGAAGACTTCTACTTATTCTTACATAAAAGAGCTGATTCGGCTTCAAATCAAGCTGGTAGAATTACAGGAATGGGTACGGAATACGGGCTATAAACTGGTAATTATTTTTGAAGGAAGGGATGCCGCCGGGAAAGGAGGAGTTATAAAACGTATCATGCAGCGTTTAAATCCGCGTGTTTGCAAGGTGGTTGCCTTGCCTGCTCCTACAGAAAGAGAAAAATCCCAGTGGTATTTTCAAAGGTATGTGTATCATTTACCGGCAGCCGGAGAAATGGTCTTATTTGATAGGAGCTGGTATAATCGGGCCGGGGTTGAACGGGTTATGGGATTTTGTTCGGATGAAGAATACTGGGAATTCCTGAATACGGTTCCTCAATTTGAGAGAATGATCTGCCGCTCGGGAATCCACCTGGTGAAATATTGGTTCTCTATTTCTGATAAGGAGCAGGAGTTTCGTTTTAATTGCAGGATTAACGATCCCCTGAAGCGCTGGAAGCTTAGTCCAATGGATTTACAATCCAGGATACGCTGGGAAGACTACACAAAAGCAAAAGAAGTTATGTTAGAAAAAACTCATATAGAGGAAGCTCCATGGTTTATCGTACCGGCAGATAGTAAAAAGTTAGCCAGACTGAATTGTATCTCTCATTTACTCTCTGTTATTGATTACCATAAAATTGATACGGAAAAAGTTACCTTACCGGAGCGAAAACATAATGAGGGGTACAGAAGAAATCCAACTCCCAAAGAATTAATTATTCCACAGGTATATACCTGA
- a CDS encoding transporter, Ompp1/FadL/TodX family protein: MPYIFLLLLVIFSSSILSDTYHNINGLIGERAAGMGGAFSAISDDPSGAFYNPAGIAFAYDNFVSISANTYKETEKRYQNVFGPGQDYVRKSRGFSPNFIGTIKSFEKLKVGFSVISPNNEQFDQADFFYLPQSRPLLSSYRIDYTESNELYNIGLSAGYPLSNKLAIGGSLFFFNDTSRIQSTQIIEGKDGAFSHISTQDRRKTLGLTPALGLQFMPTDKFALGASVKRHFVTAESRSITSFNSKSSSSNYTQTTLSTASQNSSSIVSNGLIYAGPAASGKIPEITEIRSGLAWFANKSFIASFDMIFTDGFSSSLSRSLLEAKTGTLIIKDTEDPLLSREPTLNYAFGLEFFPIDILALRFGMYTNFSNNKPIEWGDAAVDLYLTETSRNSISLANNLIYQPEVLQAKTRLEYINNTGYSLGISWATAKSSITLTYIYEYGKGVSQIDPSQLPQSVVYRNTAFYLIASSHN; this comes from the coding sequence ATGCCTTATATCTTTTTGCTACTATTGGTAATTTTCTCTTCTTCCATCTTGTCAGACACCTACCATAATATTAATGGTTTAATTGGAGAAAGGGCTGCTGGTATGGGGGGGGCCTTTTCTGCAATTTCCGATGACCCTTCGGGAGCATTTTACAACCCGGCTGGTATTGCATTTGCCTACGACAACTTTGTATCCATCTCCGCAAACACCTACAAAGAAACCGAAAAGCGTTACCAGAATGTTTTTGGTCCAGGTCAGGATTATGTTCGAAAGTCACGCGGATTTAGTCCGAACTTCATCGGTACCATTAAATCCTTTGAAAAATTGAAAGTCGGCTTTTCTGTTATAAGCCCGAACAACGAGCAATTTGATCAGGCAGACTTCTTCTACTTACCCCAATCCCGTCCTCTCTTATCCAGTTACCGTATCGATTACACAGAAAGTAATGAACTTTATAACATCGGTTTAAGTGCCGGTTATCCTCTTTCTAATAAACTGGCGATAGGAGGTTCTCTTTTCTTTTTCAACGATACTTCCAGAATTCAATCTACCCAGATTATAGAAGGAAAAGATGGTGCATTCAGTCACATATCTACTCAGGATAGAAGAAAAACTTTGGGTTTAACACCGGCACTGGGTTTACAGTTCATGCCTACCGATAAATTTGCCCTGGGTGCTTCTGTAAAAAGACATTTTGTAACAGCTGAGAGTAGAAGCATCACTTCCTTTAATTCAAAAAGTAGTTCTTCAAACTATACCCAAACCACCCTATCTACAGCTTCACAGAATTCCTCGTCTATTGTAAGCAATGGATTGATTTATGCAGGTCCGGCAGCCAGTGGTAAAATCCCGGAAATTACAGAAATCCGATCCGGGCTGGCCTGGTTTGCCAACAAGTCTTTTATTGCTTCCTTTGATATGATATTTACAGATGGATTCAGTTCCAGCCTGAGTAGAAGTTTGTTAGAAGCAAAAACCGGAACTTTAATTATTAAAGATACAGAAGATCCACTCTTAAGTCGTGAACCCACTCTCAACTATGCTTTCGGTCTGGAATTTTTCCCGATAGATATTCTTGCACTTCGTTTTGGGATGTACACAAACTTCTCCAACAATAAACCTATAGAATGGGGGGATGCGGCAGTTGACCTTTACCTTACAGAAACAAGTAGAAATAGCATTAGTTTAGCAAACAATTTAATCTATCAACCTGAAGTGTTACAGGCAAAAACCAGACTGGAATACATCAATAATACAGGTTATAGCCTGGGTATCAGCTGGGCTACTGCAAAATCTTCCATTACCTTAACTTATATTTATGAGTATGGTAAAGGGGTTTCGCAAATCGACCCGTCTCAATTACCCCAATCTGTCGTATACAGAAATACCGCGTTTTATCTGATTGCCAGTTCTCACAACTAA
- a CDS encoding carboxypeptidase regulatory-like domain-containing protein, protein MKTLVLIVISISFTLVSCLKNSDDSNSKNAIRAIASTLPDGSVTTIASPKLSITGQLKGKDGTPISNATMTLSSSGISTGLSVLAQTSSGSAETTTVKTDSTGNYTLVLEVGNFKVTVTSSSGESLGEITFKVTSVTQKPATEVTSETISPDSLVSEILQISSDLTDKPTGFTLSSTDTDPKQLGGTITIKKAASESNITSYKMYWAKLNVNGVQYDRLGEIADFNKTGNDIIYIMANDTAIPSNVTHLLIVSKNSRGEMLDGLVIDISQE, encoded by the coding sequence ATGAAAACTCTAGTATTAATTGTTATTTCCATATCTTTTACTTTAGTCTCTTGTCTTAAAAATTCGGACGATAGCAATAGTAAAAATGCAATTCGAGCCATAGCTTCCACTTTACCTGATGGTTCCGTAACTACGATAGCGAGTCCGAAACTTTCTATCACCGGTCAACTTAAAGGCAAGGATGGGACACCTATTTCCAATGCAACCATGACACTTTCCAGTAGTGGAATTAGTACGGGACTGTCTGTTTTAGCTCAAACCAGCTCCGGTTCCGCCGAAACCACTACCGTTAAGACAGATTCTACCGGTAATTACACCCTTGTTCTTGAAGTAGGAAATTTCAAAGTAACTGTCACCAGTTCGAGCGGCGAAAGTCTGGGTGAAATAACATTCAAGGTCACAAGTGTAACCCAAAAACCCGCTACCGAAGTTACATCAGAAACCATAAGTCCGGATTCTCTCGTATCCGAAATCTTACAAATTTCCAGTGATTTGACAGATAAGCCAACAGGCTTCACCTTGAGTTCAACCGATACGGATCCAAAACAACTTGGCGGAACAATAACCATAAAAAAAGCAGCTTCAGAAAGTAATATAACCTCCTACAAAATGTATTGGGCCAAGCTCAATGTAAATGGAGTACAGTATGATAGACTTGGAGAAATTGCAGATTTCAACAAGACCGGAAATGACATTATTTATATAATGGCCAATGACACAGCCATCCCTTCCAATGTAACCCATCTCCTTATAGTGAGTAAGAATTCAAGAGGAGAAATGTTAGATGGTCTTGTGATTGATATTTCTCAGGAATAA
- a CDS encoding ribonuclease H-like domain-containing protein, whose protein sequence is MIEKAFLHFKGVGTKVREKLEEEGIQDWKHFLQYNKEDKKLQRLAGNLQFELQRYLKAKEEKDIAFFVKHIHPKERFLLLAEYFDDLSFFDIETNGQTWGDCITTIACFHKGKIYNFVSGENMEEFLQLLEDVKLLVSFNGASFDIPIVLQYYHIPYLVCPHIDLRWVCHYAGIRGGLKLIEKIFGIKRPANLEGVDGLDAIILWHNWITRKDRSSREKLIRYCSCDAISLKILCTEILKEYGYTHFSVDSKSLFKLLE, encoded by the coding sequence TTGATCGAAAAAGCATTTTTGCATTTTAAAGGTGTAGGAACTAAAGTTCGTGAGAAATTAGAAGAAGAAGGAATTCAGGATTGGAAACATTTTTTACAATACAATAAAGAAGATAAGAAACTTCAAAGACTTGCCGGGAACTTGCAATTTGAATTACAGCGGTATCTTAAAGCAAAAGAAGAAAAAGACATTGCATTTTTTGTAAAACATATTCATCCAAAAGAGAGATTTCTTTTACTTGCAGAATACTTTGATGACTTAAGTTTTTTTGATATTGAAACAAACGGGCAGACATGGGGAGACTGTATTACCACGATTGCCTGCTTCCATAAGGGAAAGATATATAACTTCGTAAGTGGAGAGAATATGGAAGAATTTTTACAGCTCTTAGAAGATGTAAAACTTTTAGTTTCCTTTAACGGGGCTTCCTTTGATATTCCTATTGTATTACAATACTATCATATACCATATTTAGTATGTCCGCATATAGATCTTCGATGGGTGTGCCATTATGCCGGAATTAGAGGGGGTCTGAAACTGATTGAAAAAATATTTGGCATTAAGCGTCCTGCAAATCTGGAAGGTGTTGATGGATTGGATGCTATTATACTCTGGCATAATTGGATAACAAGAAAAGACCGCTCTTCCAGAGAGAAGCTGATTCGTTATTGTTCCTGTGATGCGATCAGTCTGAAAATTTTATGTACAGAAATATTGAAAGAATATGGTTATACCCATTTTTCTGTAGACAGTAAAAGCCTATTCAAACTTTTGGAATAA
- a CDS encoding ABC transporter permease, producing the protein MKKEVFHFLFFLFTLSLVSFSLASFRIKDRAYLHADSGVSKEYLKEMENEKPSFLTSYSQFVLGIFRFQLGNSQSGENILNHIGTRLVPTLQLALFSVLIGSFTGILAGITSLYFRSELFHSLLLSLAGFILSTPIFVVAILLLLLFFLYWELLPPGGYVAGDLSYLILPGLALGSRIFARLFFFTYAEGKKEEDTYYILFLKSRGFSRFTILYKHLLLKIFPVLLIFIFLDFSSLLSGAIIVEEIFLFPGIGKSLYYSIQSMDEALLRALLFYCGLIFYSFTRLSRFIQERIIKVNA; encoded by the coding sequence TTGAAAAAAGAAGTTTTTCATTTCCTATTCTTCCTATTCACCCTGAGTCTGGTTTCCTTTTCGCTGGCCAGTTTTCGAATAAAAGATAGAGCTTATCTCCATGCTGATAGCGGGGTTTCAAAAGAGTATCTGAAAGAAATGGAAAACGAGAAACCATCCTTTTTAACATCTTATTCCCAATTTGTTCTGGGAATTTTCCGGTTTCAGTTGGGAAACTCACAGTCCGGTGAAAATATCCTGAATCACATAGGCACAAGGCTTGTTCCTACTTTGCAACTTGCCCTTTTCTCGGTCTTAATTGGGAGTTTTACCGGAATACTTGCCGGGATTACTTCTCTATATTTCCGCTCAGAACTTTTCCATAGTTTACTTTTAAGTCTCGCCGGCTTCATTCTTTCGACTCCTATTTTTGTTGTAGCCATCCTCCTCTTACTTCTTTTTTTCCTGTATTGGGAACTACTTCCTCCGGGAGGTTATGTAGCAGGTGACCTCAGCTACCTGATTCTTCCCGGTCTTGCCCTGGGTTCGAGAATTTTTGCCAGACTTTTCTTTTTTACCTATGCCGAGGGAAAGAAAGAAGAAGATACCTACTATATCCTTTTTTTAAAGTCCAGGGGCTTCAGCCGTTTCACTATTCTTTATAAACATCTCTTATTAAAAATTTTCCCAGTTCTTCTCATCTTCATTTTTTTAGATTTTAGTTCTCTTCTTTCCGGAGCCATCATTGTAGAAGAAATTTTCCTGTTTCCTGGAATAGGAAAGTCTTTGTATTATTCCATTCAAAGTATGGATGAAGCTTTATTAAGAGCCCTGCTGTTTTATTGCGGTCTGATCTTTTATTCCTTTACCCGTTTATCTCGTTTTATACAGGAAAGAATAATAAAGGTGAATGCCTGA
- a CDS encoding PTS sugar transporter subunit IIA, translated as MKTLLELIQEKDVIYDLKAEDPHGLIRKLVEHCRKNGTLNAEQSQEITTALINRENTMSTGIGGGIAIPHCSAQSIQSEITLLAISKEGIEFNAIDKAPVHIFVMLVVPRDRFQDHIKTLALIAKTLNQKEERDRLIEAQNFQDIQSILNFGVR; from the coding sequence ATGAAGACACTTTTAGAACTCATACAGGAGAAAGATGTAATCTACGACCTGAAAGCAGAGGATCCACATGGACTCATTCGAAAACTCGTAGAACATTGCCGTAAAAATGGAACTTTAAATGCAGAGCAAAGCCAGGAAATAACTACGGCTTTAATTAATCGAGAGAATACCATGTCAACCGGAATCGGGGGAGGAATCGCGATACCCCACTGCTCTGCTCAATCTATACAATCTGAAATTACCCTACTTGCCATTTCAAAAGAAGGTATTGAATTTAATGCCATAGATAAAGCTCCTGTACATATTTTTGTGATGCTGGTAGTTCCGAGAGATCGTTTTCAGGATCATATAAAAACCCTTGCTCTTATTGCCAAAACTTTGAATCAGAAAGAAGAGCGGGACAGGCTTATAGAAGCTCAAAACTTTCAGGACATTCAATCTATTCTAAACTTCGGAGTCCGTTGA
- a CDS encoding hemerythrin family protein gives MPFILWTKENEIGIEIIDNQHKHLFDLLNTLHATFSLGEEKNVLLKALDALIEYTIFHFDTEERLFEKYSFPQKIQHQKEHNKLAEEIIGLRMKLEAGSAILTIKVLEFIHSWLEQHTMNSDRKFGEYIKNYTL, from the coding sequence ATGCCTTTTATTTTATGGACAAAAGAAAATGAAATTGGTATTGAAATAATAGATAATCAGCATAAACACCTATTTGATCTATTAAATACCCTGCACGCCACGTTTTCCTTAGGGGAAGAGAAAAATGTTTTACTAAAAGCTTTAGATGCACTCATCGAATATACCATTTTTCATTTCGATACCGAAGAAAGACTTTTTGAAAAATATAGCTTTCCTCAAAAAATTCAACACCAGAAGGAACACAATAAATTAGCTGAAGAAATCATAGGCCTTAGAATGAAATTAGAAGCAGGAAGTGCCATCCTTACCATTAAGGTTCTGGAATTTATCCATTCCTGGCTCGAACAGCATACAATGAATTCTGACAGAAAATTTGGAGAATATATAAAAAATTATACTCTTTAG
- a CDS encoding ABC transporter permease subunit yields the protein MNKLNLILRLAFFLSVFIGLVLYYPPTEVELETALKAPFQDPYHILGKDRLGRDIYALYSYGILSTFVTAIPARLLTLSLAALSSLLSFSLGKYFETVLQMFSSVLISLPSLLIALVVVNALNTGFFAMLLAIILSDWAMTYESVQSKIREILGSGQAIASRAMGAGKIHIFKNHILPETRSIFYVLFITGIPSVIMTIAIFSFLGIDFTADVFGPGLGEQISFSKDYFDKSPLSLIMPTIGIFLLVYSFRKR from the coding sequence ATGAATAAGCTAAATCTAATACTCAGGTTGGCTTTTTTTTTATCGGTTTTCATCGGTCTGGTTCTTTATTATCCACCCACAGAAGTGGAGCTTGAAACTGCTCTAAAAGCTCCGTTTCAGGATCCATATCATATTTTAGGAAAAGACAGGCTGGGTAGAGATATATATGCTCTTTATTCCTATGGAATCTTGAGTACCTTTGTTACAGCCATTCCGGCAAGACTACTTACTCTGAGCTTAGCTGCTCTAAGCTCCCTTTTATCATTTTCCCTGGGAAAATATTTTGAAACCGTTCTACAAATGTTTTCCTCTGTGCTAATCTCCCTGCCCTCTCTCTTGATCGCCCTTGTCGTAGTAAACGCATTGAACACAGGTTTTTTTGCTATGCTTTTGGCCATTATTCTTTCGGATTGGGCCATGACTTATGAATCCGTGCAAAGTAAAATCAGGGAAATTTTAGGAAGCGGACAGGCAATTGCTTCGAGAGCTATGGGAGCCGGAAAAATTCATATTTTTAAAAATCATATTTTACCCGAAACCCGTTCCATTTTTTATGTTTTGTTTATTACTGGAATTCCTTCGGTTATCATGACAATCGCCATCTTTAGCTTTCTCGGGATCGATTTTACAGCAGATGTCTTCGGGCCGGGTCTCGGAGAACAGATTTCTTTTTCTAAAGATTATTTTGACAAATCTCCTTTATCTCTCATTATGCCTACTATCGGAATTTTTCTTCTGGTTTATTCCTTCCGGAAGAGGTAA
- a CDS encoding PEGA domain-containing protein produces MAFFLCLSFFTPPLLAIDEIFNFEEQVLPEVIEFETERKLCFFPYKNVNGTEDISYLSEGIPSVLYSGFNKTRYVFDKDVMPLTIFHSHGKQYKLDREKFESFHNREFIEALNFGRKKLTPEKDPRFIQLKPVLISSSNPLVPGMQLSLGKKHECFYLVGGEYYQTEANKIQIQTFVFERRYNRQKNFTTELSLKRLFQEIEPHNNDIRKYLINREEAGFSIQTGKEKNALVYIDGVYMGKTPAEDIRVTEGIHSLEIQKEGFEKIKKVYSFEKKKKYNLVLELKPLKKEGFISVKSEPEGADVYLGSIYLGKTPLKEVQVPLGLNRLRIEKEGFVTHFEGINISKGKTNQIATQLSPGESKAFYQNQFHIFLDHDYYDFTLYSLSAALMFYGGYMYGQYRVSSGRDQLRTEVRLNMLNLYSGIANFSNLSQSSQSEYTTNFMYEQMKIIKNESKIKNWENLRDRSAILGGGMIIGAFTFLWLGHNHEGFEFGQYIEEYPGGKLNARSTLGFRLRF; encoded by the coding sequence ATGGCTTTTTTTCTCTGCCTGTCTTTTTTTACTCCGCCCCTTCTGGCTATTGATGAAATTTTTAATTTTGAAGAGCAGGTTCTACCCGAAGTAATTGAATTTGAAACAGAGCGAAAACTCTGTTTTTTTCCCTATAAAAATGTGAATGGAACTGAAGATATTTCTTATCTCTCAGAAGGCATTCCCTCGGTACTATATTCCGGTTTTAATAAAACCCGTTATGTTTTTGATAAAGATGTAATGCCTCTTACGATTTTTCATTCACATGGAAAACAATACAAACTTGATAGGGAAAAGTTTGAATCTTTTCATAACCGGGAATTTATTGAGGCTCTCAACTTTGGAAGAAAAAAATTAACTCCGGAGAAAGATCCCCGATTTATTCAACTGAAGCCTGTCCTTATATCCTCCTCCAATCCCCTGGTACCCGGAATGCAACTATCCCTTGGAAAAAAACATGAGTGTTTCTACCTTGTCGGAGGGGAATACTACCAGACAGAAGCCAATAAAATACAAATCCAGACCTTTGTATTTGAAAGGCGCTACAACCGACAGAAAAATTTTACTACGGAACTCAGCTTAAAACGCTTGTTTCAAGAAATTGAACCCCATAACAATGACATTCGAAAGTATCTGATCAACCGAGAGGAGGCCGGTTTCAGCATCCAGACCGGAAAAGAAAAGAATGCCCTGGTATATATCGACGGAGTATATATGGGAAAAACCCCGGCTGAGGATATCCGGGTAACCGAAGGTATTCATAGTCTTGAAATCCAGAAAGAAGGCTTTGAAAAAATCAAAAAGGTTTACTCATTCGAGAAGAAAAAAAAATACAACCTCGTCTTAGAATTGAAACCCTTGAAAAAGGAAGGCTTTATTAGCGTAAAAAGTGAACCGGAAGGTGCGGATGTTTATCTCGGTTCAATATACCTCGGAAAAACACCTTTAAAGGAAGTGCAAGTTCCCCTCGGTTTAAATCGCCTGCGTATTGAAAAAGAAGGATTTGTTACCCATTTTGAAGGTATCAATATTTCGAAGGGAAAGACAAATCAAATCGCAACACAACTTTCTCCGGGTGAAAGTAAAGCCTTTTACCAGAATCAGTTCCATATATTTTTAGACCATGATTACTACGATTTTACGCTGTATTCCCTTTCCGCAGCTTTGATGTTTTACGGGGGTTATATGTACGGTCAGTATCGGGTCAGTAGCGGTAGAGACCAACTCAGAACCGAAGTCAGGTTGAATATGCTAAATCTCTATTCCGGCATTGCAAATTTTTCCAACTTAAGTCAGTCTTCACAGTCCGAATATACCACCAACTTTATGTATGAGCAGATGAAAATTATTAAGAATGAATCCAAAATTAAAAACTGGGAGAACCTGCGTGACAGGAGTGCTATTCTTGGAGGAGGAATGATTATCGGTGCCTTCACCTTTCTCTGGCTCGGACACAACCATGAAGGCTTTGAGTTCGGTCAGTACATAGAAGAGTATCCGGGGGGAAAGCTTAATGCCAGAAGCACCCTCGGATTTCGCCTTCGTTTTTAG